The following coding sequences lie in one Methylotuvimicrobium alcaliphilum 20Z genomic window:
- a CDS encoding DUF4917 family protein has protein sequence MTQIKSFDDCIDMAGNGKKHLMLGNGFSIALFPQIFNYKRLAENIESDRIKLLFEAIDTPDFEFVMRRLLEAEEIVKHYDSSDGITNHIHNDIEELKRTLIHVISKCHPHKPSEITEHQYSSCRKFLLNFEKGNTYTFNYDLILYWVLMHFHDHPELKLPCDDGFRYPYSDEYVPEEERDLSLHWEIGRERGQSIYYIHGAMHIFSDGSDIEKLSYTNLGVPLAEQVRQAIDEDRFPVFISEGSTDHKLARIKKNGYLSRTFSSLKSITGNLFIFGHSIRDEDDHVFDFINQNNKSLRVFIGLFGDIGEPHNQVIISKVEKWRKSYRGKVFEFYDSSSVDVWGRSSHA, from the coding sequence TTGACTCAGATCAAATCATTCGATGACTGTATAGATATGGCCGGAAATGGGAAAAAGCATTTGATGCTTGGAAATGGTTTCAGCATCGCTTTATTTCCACAGATATTTAACTATAAAAGGCTTGCTGAAAATATCGAATCTGATCGGATAAAGCTGCTATTCGAAGCTATAGACACCCCTGACTTTGAATTCGTCATGCGTCGATTGCTGGAAGCTGAAGAAATCGTAAAACATTATGATTCATCTGATGGAATTACAAATCATATCCATAATGATATTGAAGAGCTAAAGCGTACGCTTATCCATGTTATATCAAAGTGTCACCCACATAAACCATCCGAAATAACTGAGCATCAATACTCTAGCTGTCGTAAATTTCTATTGAATTTTGAAAAGGGAAACACCTATACCTTCAACTATGATCTTATTCTTTACTGGGTTTTGATGCACTTTCATGACCATCCCGAGCTTAAGTTACCTTGTGATGATGGTTTTCGTTATCCGTATTCGGACGAATATGTTCCTGAAGAAGAAAGGGACTTGTCACTGCACTGGGAGATCGGTCGAGAAAGGGGGCAAAGTATCTACTACATACATGGCGCAATGCACATATTTAGCGATGGCTCTGATATAGAAAAGTTGTCTTATACGAACCTAGGTGTCCCTCTAGCCGAACAGGTCAGGCAGGCGATAGATGAGGATAGATTTCCTGTATTTATATCAGAGGGATCTACCGATCATAAATTGGCACGAATCAAAAAAAATGGTTATTTATCGAGAACATTTTCTTCATTAAAAAGCATCACTGGAAATCTATTTATATTTGGTCATTCTATTCGTGACGAGGATGATCATGTATTTGACTTTATCAATCAGAATAACAAAAGCCTTAGAGTCTTCATTGGGCTCTTCGGGGATATAGGAGAGCCGCACAATCAAGTGATTATTAGTAAGGTCGAGAAATGGAGGAAGTCTTATCGTGGTAAGGTTTTCGAGTTTTATGACTCTTCTTCCGTCGATGTCTGGGGTCGCTCCTCCCATGCGTAG
- a CDS encoding DUF4326 domain-containing protein, translated as MTKEGISEFGFEQVTHAVIFDDGEEFVEELADLKLRGVVVRRIKIKITRVINIKKDTEYKGLTSNEKYEYIGRGSYWGNPYSMYEDGDDRDEVIRKFKYDFDFEKFPNKDKSEAYKLAGKRLGCYCKPEACHGDVLADFLNSWDDGE; from the coding sequence GTGACTAAAGAAGGCATTTCCGAGTTTGGCTTTGAGCAGGTTACTCATGCTGTTATATTTGATGACGGAGAAGAATTCGTAGAAGAATTAGCTGACCTTAAGCTCAGGGGCGTGGTAGTTAGAAGGATAAAAATTAAGATCACTAGAGTTATAAATATCAAAAAAGATACGGAGTATAAAGGACTCACTTCGAATGAAAAGTACGAGTATATTGGGAGGGGCTCATATTGGGGCAACCCTTACTCAATGTATGAAGATGGTGATGATAGGGACGAGGTTATAAGGAAGTTCAAGTACGATTTTGATTTTGAGAAATTTCCTAATAAAGATAAGTCTGAAGCATACAAGCTGGCTGGAAAAAGACTAGGTTGCTATTGCAAGCCAGAGGCTTGTCACGGTGATGTGTTGGCAGACTTCCTCAATTCTTGGGATGACGGGGAGTAG
- a CDS encoding DUF2283 domain-containing protein — MKLSYDQNTDSLYIHLADRPSVDSDEVADGVVLDFDETGALVGIDVQHASQKADIQNLSLLHLPLRELDAA; from the coding sequence ATGAAACTGAGTTACGACCAAAACACGGACTCTCTTTACATACATTTAGCCGACCGGCCATCGGTCGATTCAGACGAAGTGGCCGACGGCGTTGTTTTGGACTTCGATGAAACCGGCGCTTTGGTAGGTATCGATGTCCAGCATGCGAGTCAAAAGGCGGATATTCAGAATCTGTCGTTGCTGCATTTGCCGTTGAGAGAATTGGATGCGGCTTGA
- a CDS encoding helix-turn-helix domain-containing protein — protein MALKSFKKLLADAKQRDSYWVEKAKLDFSVALNRLFEKSGMSQKALAEKLGTSPAYITKVFRGDVNFTIETMTKLTRAVDGQLHIHIAPKQLKSHWFDVLQTQEQPEEIGNEWKIAGKKTNDRISTAA, from the coding sequence ATGGCGCTAAAATCCTTTAAAAAATTGTTGGCCGATGCCAAACAACGCGATAGCTATTGGGTGGAAAAAGCAAAGCTGGATTTTTCCGTTGCATTGAATCGACTATTTGAAAAAAGCGGCATGTCCCAAAAAGCGCTTGCCGAAAAACTGGGTACCAGTCCAGCCTATATCACCAAAGTATTTCGCGGCGATGTTAATTTTACTATCGAAACGATGACCAAATTGACACGGGCAGTAGACGGGCAATTGCATATACATATCGCGCCAAAGCAGCTGAAAAGTCACTGGTTCGATGTTTTACAAACACAAGAACAGCCGGAAGAAATTGGCAATGAATGGAAAATAGCCGGAAAGAAAACAAATGACAGAATTTCCACTGCGGCTTGA
- a CDS encoding type II toxin-antitoxin system RelE/ParE family toxin: MKLKVLHRTRYTIAAAMNGDECETETFLNDISTKYQASAEGLIHLIERIAEHGLDGLSTKLCHLVDKENKIYELIKGDLRLLFFKGHCDILIITSHGFLKKSQKTPDNEKNKAVRYKKQYQQAHDAENIDLIEDREE, encoded by the coding sequence ATGAAATTGAAAGTACTACACCGCACTCGTTATACAATCGCTGCCGCAATGAACGGCGATGAGTGTGAAACGGAAACTTTCTTGAATGACATTTCGACGAAATACCAAGCCAGTGCCGAAGGTCTGATACATTTGATCGAACGCATTGCTGAACATGGTTTGGATGGCTTATCGACCAAGCTATGCCACCTGGTCGATAAAGAAAATAAAATCTACGAGCTGATAAAAGGCGATCTGCGCCTGTTGTTTTTTAAAGGACATTGCGACATCTTAATCATTACCTCGCATGGTTTTTTAAAAAAGTCGCAGAAAACACCGGATAACGAAAAAAACAAGGCGGTTCGATATAAGAAACAATATCAACAAGCACATGATGCAGAAAACATCGATCTAATAGAAGATCGGGAGGAATAA
- a CDS encoding TSCPD domain-containing protein gives MTLHKINKKIVSYKVLTKDSAETAQPEAEKPSPESMHENIERPEVLVGSTYKIKTPQSEHALYITVNDIILNQGSEHEERRPYEVFINSKNMEHFQWVLALTRVISAVFRKGGDACFLVEELKAVFDPRGGYFKKGGVFMPSLVAEIGHAIESHLKHIGMIQPEEMSDHQKQFLAEKRREFEAHHGAANNGDAFPEQAVLCTKCSTKAMVLMDGCMTCLNCGESKCG, from the coding sequence ATGACCTTGCACAAAATCAATAAAAAAATCGTCAGCTACAAAGTGCTGACCAAAGACAGCGCCGAAACGGCACAACCGGAAGCGGAAAAACCGTCCCCGGAATCGATGCACGAAAACATCGAACGGCCCGAAGTTCTGGTCGGCTCGACCTACAAGATCAAAACGCCGCAATCCGAACATGCGCTGTACATCACGGTCAACGACATCATCCTAAACCAAGGCTCCGAGCACGAAGAACGCCGACCTTACGAAGTCTTCATCAACTCAAAGAACATGGAGCATTTCCAATGGGTGCTGGCGCTGACGCGCGTCATCTCGGCGGTATTCCGCAAAGGCGGCGACGCCTGCTTCCTGGTCGAAGAGCTGAAAGCGGTATTCGACCCGCGCGGCGGCTACTTCAAAAAAGGCGGCGTCTTCATGCCCTCGCTGGTCGCCGAAATCGGCCACGCGATCGAATCGCATTTAAAACACATCGGCATGATCCAGCCCGAAGAAATGAGCGATCACCAGAAACAGTTTCTCGCCGAAAAACGCCGCGAATTCGAAGCCCACCACGGCGCGGCAAATAACGGCGACGCCTTCCCGGAACAAGCCGTACTCTGCACCAAATGCAGCACCAAAGCTATGGTGCTGATGGACGGGTGTATGACTTGCTTGAATTGTGGGGAGTCGAAGTGTGGGTGA
- a CDS encoding DUF2442 domain-containing protein, with product MNPCVKTVQVTDDYSLILQFTDGSRGVYDCKPLLDFGVFKELRDKPYFKRAAVEHGTVVWPHEQDICPDTLYLDSVKLENAT from the coding sequence ATGAACCCATGCGTCAAAACAGTTCAGGTTACCGACGATTATTCGTTGATACTGCAATTTACCGACGGCAGCCGAGGCGTATACGACTGCAAGCCGCTATTGGACTTCGGCGTTTTCAAAGAGCTGCGCGATAAGCCCTATTTCAAGCGCGCGGCGGTCGAACACGGCACGGTGGTGTGGCCTCACGAACAAGATATTTGCCCGGATACTTTATATCTGGACTCCGTAAAACTGGAAAACGCAACGTAG
- a CDS encoding adenosylcobalamin-dependent ribonucleoside-diphosphate reductase → MTAKLQVVTQHATEIPLQSASLDIWDSKYRLKTKDGKAVDGTIDDTYKRVAKALAEVETNKSLQEHWHKEFLWALRKGAIPAGRITSNAGALEHKPATSTINCTVSGIIEDSMDDILAKVHEAGLTLKAGCVAPNTLVYTEQGYVTAKCAVEEKHRFILSYDKKSRLFEMQPILKHMTTSVPIDENIEISSHLGTLTTSIKHPVLIYRDEKMQYVRADEVQPSDALIHHQLPWQADDSAALKAWFAGAHLGDGSAYPKKMTYSPLRQKWREKADAVGSRLIFKIRAAEREVVERYALFFREFCQCNAKVVAAITANDTPAWDFTVASFRASLASEIIDDQIGKKSHHLSVPQWIKQAPENYFLPFLAGLLDTDGTVNTEHGSASLSCRNAEFAREIQSLLALFGIHASVTERKPREHVYNGNLIKDSGGCSVKISDSDFLAEVSAYMADSGKKRRIIEHRSQSGQYDHYAMTSALKNALKEVSADLTHVEKQHLGIYHGKHLQPTVSRIYLDRWQCLFPQLKTMIDAVRQLRPVKSIRRNLPLGETFYDFNVDRHNNYLAGNNGLMVIHNCGIGYEFSTLRPKNAYVSGAGAYTSGPLSFMDIYDKMCFTVSSAGGRRGAQMATFDVAHPDVVDFIRAKREDGRLRQFNLSLLITREFVEAVKNDAQWPLSFPVTEREVKADAIDLTDSDKIVWRDLPNKKSYVVNEAGLVACRITKTMPARRLWDIIMSSTYDYAEPGFILIDKVNEMNNNWFCENIRATNPCGEQPLPPYGSCLLGSINLTRFVEKPFSKEAGFDWEGFRKTVRIFTRMLDNVVEINGLPLQQQRDEIFGKRRHGMGYLGLGSTLTMLGLKYGEEESLAFTEEVTKALAIEGWKVGLELAKEKGPAPIMEQVFTVTGEMLYKRPEMQQDGYKIGDKVPGKVLHAKYSRYMQQLAQEEPKLVDELAKVGCRFTHHSSIAPTGTISLSLANNASNGIEPSFAHHYSRNVIREGKKSKEKIDVFSFELLAYRHMVNPNAMPYSDDPNAQLPNYFIAADDVTPIQHVDIQAAAQKWIDSSISKTANVPTDYPYEDFKSIYEYAYDQGLKGCTTFRFNPEVFQGVLVKEKDLENTTYQFTLEDGHVIELKGNEEVEYDGEIHSAANLFDALKEGYYGKF, encoded by the coding sequence ATGACCGCAAAACTCCAAGTCGTTACGCAACACGCGACCGAAATTCCACTGCAAAGCGCATCGCTGGACATCTGGGACAGCAAATACCGCCTGAAAACCAAAGACGGCAAGGCCGTCGACGGCACGATAGACGACACATACAAACGCGTCGCAAAAGCCTTGGCCGAGGTCGAGACCAACAAGTCTTTGCAGGAGCATTGGCACAAGGAATTTCTTTGGGCATTGCGTAAAGGCGCGATTCCCGCAGGCCGTATCACATCGAACGCCGGCGCGCTGGAACACAAGCCGGCAACCTCGACGATCAACTGCACCGTCTCGGGCATCATCGAAGATTCGATGGACGATATTCTGGCGAAAGTGCATGAGGCGGGGCTTACGCTAAAAGCCGGATGTGTCGCTCCCAATACTTTGGTTTATACCGAACAAGGTTATGTCACCGCCAAGTGTGCGGTCGAAGAAAAGCATCGATTCATTCTGAGCTACGACAAAAAATCGCGGCTTTTTGAAATGCAACCGATTTTAAAGCACATGACCACATCGGTGCCTATCGATGAAAACATCGAGATTTCATCGCATTTGGGCACATTGACGACGTCAATCAAGCATCCTGTGCTGATTTATCGTGACGAAAAAATGCAGTATGTCCGCGCCGATGAGGTTCAGCCAAGCGATGCGCTCATTCATCATCAATTGCCTTGGCAAGCGGATGATTCCGCCGCATTGAAAGCCTGGTTCGCCGGTGCACACTTAGGCGACGGTTCCGCTTATCCGAAAAAAATGACATATTCCCCGCTACGGCAAAAATGGCGCGAAAAGGCCGACGCGGTCGGATCGCGCCTGATTTTCAAGATTCGCGCGGCAGAACGCGAAGTCGTGGAGCGTTATGCGCTGTTTTTCAGAGAGTTTTGCCAATGCAACGCCAAAGTCGTTGCGGCAATTACTGCGAATGACACGCCGGCTTGGGATTTTACCGTTGCCAGTTTCAGAGCTAGCTTGGCGAGCGAAATCATCGACGATCAAATCGGTAAAAAATCACACCATCTTTCCGTACCGCAATGGATCAAGCAAGCACCGGAAAACTATTTTCTGCCTTTTTTAGCCGGCCTATTGGATACCGACGGTACGGTTAATACTGAACACGGCAGCGCCAGCTTAAGCTGCCGGAATGCTGAATTCGCACGGGAGATTCAATCTTTGCTAGCTTTATTCGGCATTCATGCCTCGGTAACCGAACGTAAGCCGCGCGAGCATGTTTATAACGGTAATCTGATCAAGGATTCGGGCGGTTGTTCGGTCAAGATTTCGGATTCCGACTTTTTAGCCGAAGTGTCCGCCTATATGGCGGACAGCGGCAAAAAACGTAGAATTATTGAGCACCGAAGCCAATCGGGCCAATACGATCATTATGCGATGACTTCGGCATTGAAAAACGCTTTGAAAGAAGTCTCCGCCGATTTGACGCATGTTGAAAAGCAGCATTTGGGTATCTATCACGGTAAACATTTGCAGCCGACTGTGAGCAGAATCTATCTCGACCGCTGGCAGTGTCTTTTTCCTCAGTTGAAAACGATGATCGACGCCGTCCGTCAGTTGCGCCCGGTGAAAAGTATTCGACGAAATCTACCTCTCGGCGAAACGTTTTATGATTTTAACGTCGATCGGCACAACAACTATTTGGCCGGCAACAATGGCTTAATGGTGATCCATAACTGCGGCATCGGCTATGAATTTTCGACGCTACGTCCGAAAAATGCCTACGTGTCCGGCGCCGGCGCCTACACCTCCGGACCGCTGTCGTTCATGGATATCTATGACAAGATGTGTTTTACGGTTTCGTCTGCCGGCGGCCGCCGCGGTGCGCAAATGGCGACCTTCGACGTCGCGCACCCGGACGTCGTCGATTTCATCCGCGCCAAACGCGAAGACGGCCGTTTGCGTCAGTTCAATCTGTCGCTGCTGATCACCCGCGAGTTCGTCGAAGCGGTCAAAAACGATGCGCAATGGCCGTTGTCGTTTCCTGTCACCGAGCGCGAAGTCAAGGCCGATGCTATCGATTTGACCGATTCCGACAAAATCGTCTGGCGCGATCTGCCGAACAAAAAAAGCTATGTCGTCAACGAAGCCGGCCTAGTCGCGTGCCGCATAACCAAAACCATGCCGGCCCGCCGCCTGTGGGACATCATCATGTCGTCGACCTACGACTACGCCGAACCGGGCTTCATCCTGATCGACAAGGTCAACGAGATGAACAACAACTGGTTCTGTGAAAATATTCGGGCGACTAACCCATGTGGCGAACAACCATTGCCACCTTACGGTTCGTGTCTGCTCGGCTCGATCAACCTGACCCGATTCGTCGAAAAACCGTTCAGTAAAGAGGCCGGTTTCGATTGGGAAGGTTTCCGCAAGACCGTGCGCATCTTTACACGCATGCTCGACAATGTCGTCGAAATCAACGGACTGCCGCTACAACAACAGCGCGACGAAATCTTCGGCAAGCGCCGCCACGGCATGGGCTATCTCGGCTTGGGCTCGACCTTGACGATGCTTGGTTTGAAATACGGCGAGGAAGAGTCTTTGGCCTTTACCGAAGAAGTCACCAAAGCGCTGGCTATTGAAGGCTGGAAGGTCGGACTGGAACTCGCGAAAGAAAAAGGTCCGGCACCGATAATGGAGCAAGTGTTCACGGTCACCGGCGAAATGCTGTACAAACGCCCGGAAATGCAGCAAGACGGCTATAAAATCGGCGACAAAGTGCCAGGCAAAGTGTTGCACGCGAAATACAGCCGCTACATGCAGCAACTGGCCCAAGAAGAGCCCAAACTGGTCGACGAACTGGCCAAAGTCGGCTGCCGCTTCACGCATCACAGCTCGATCGCGCCGACCGGCACGATTTCTTTGTCGCTCGCGAACAACGCCAGCAACGGCATCGAACCGAGCTTTGCCCACCATTATTCGCGCAACGTGATCCGCGAAGGCAAAAAGTCCAAGGAAAAGATCGACGTGTTCTCGTTCGAACTGCTGGCCTATCGCCACATGGTCAACCCAAACGCGATGCCGTACAGCGACGACCCGAACGCGCAATTGCCGAATTACTTCATCGCCGCCGACGATGTCACGCCGATACAACATGTCGATATCCAGGCCGCCGCGCAAAAATGGATCGATTCGTCGATCTCGAAAACCGCAAACGTGCCGACCGACTATCCGTACGAAGACTTCAAGTCGATCTACGAATACGCCTACGACCAAGGTTTAAAAGGCTGCACGACATTCCGCTTTAATCCGGAAGTGTTCCAGGGCGTGTTGGTCAAGGAAAAAGACCTTGAAAACACGACCTACCAGTTCACGCTCGAAGACGGCCATGTCATCGAATTGAAAGGCAACGAAGAAGTCGAGTACGACGGCGAAATCCATTCCGCCGCGAATTTGTTCGATGCGCTGAAGGAAGGATATTACGGAAAGTTTTGA